The window GGCGAAGAGGGCCGGAGGCGGAGGGCGAAGAGGGCCGGAGGCGGAGGGCGAAGAGGGCCGGAGGCGGAGGGCGAAGAGGGCCGGAGGCGGAGGGCGAAGAGGGCCGGAGGCGAACGAGGCGGAGGGCGAAGATGGCCGGAGGCGAACGAGGCGGAGGGCGAAGATGGCCGGAGGCCAACGAGGCGGGGAGCGAAGATGGCCGGAAGCGAACAAAGCGGGGAGCGAAGATGGCCGGAGGCGAACGAGGCGGGGAGCGAAGATGGCCGGAGGCGAACGAGGCGGGGAGCGAAGAAGGCCGGAGGCGAACGAGGCGGGGAGCGAAGAAGGCCGGAGGCGAACGAGGCGGGGAGCGAAGAAGGCCGGAGGCGAACGAGGCGGGGAGCGAAGAAGGCCGGAGGCGAACGAGGCGGGGAGAGAAGATGTCCGGTGACGAACGAGGCGGGGAGCGAAGAGGGCCGGAGCCGAACGAGGCGGGGAGCGAAGAGGGCCGGAGCCGAACAAGGCGGGGAGCGAAGAGGGCCGGAGCCGAACGAGGCGGGGAGCGAAGATGGCCGGAGCCGAACGAGACGGGGAGCGAAGATGGCCGGAGCCGAACGAGGCGGGGAGCGAAGATGGCCGGAGCCGAACGAGGCGGGGAGCGAAGAGGGCCGGAGCCGAACGAGGTGGAAAACAAAGTGTGCAAAAGGGGTAAGAAGGGATGAGCAAATTGGGCAGAAGGGGTACAAGAGCGGAGTACAATGTGGGCGGGACGGGACCGAGGGGGGAAAGCAAAGTGGGAGGGAGGGGACCGAGGGGGGCGAGCAATCTGGGAGGGATGGGGACGAGGGCGGAGAACAAAGTGGTACGGAGAGGACGAGGGCAGAAAGCAAAGTGCAAAGTGGGAGGGAGGGGACCGAGGGGGGGCGAGCAATCTGGGAGGGATGGGGACGAGGGCGGAGAACAAAGTGGTACGGAGAGGACGAGGGCAGAAAGCAAAGTGCAAAGTAGGTGGGAGGGGAACGAGGGGTGAAAGCAAAGTGCAAAGTAGGTGGGAGGGGAACGAGGGGTGAAAGCAAAGTGCAAAGTAGGTGGGAGGGGAACGAGGGGTGAAAGCAAAGTGCATAGTAGGCGGGAGGGGAACGAGGGGTGAAAGCAAAGTGCATAGTAGGCGGGAGGGGAACGAGGGCTGAAAGCAAAGTGCAAAGTAGGCGGGAGGGGAACGAGGGCTGAAAGCAAAGTGCAAAGTAGGCGGGAGGGGAACGAGGGCTGAAAGCAAAGTGCAAAGTAGGCGGGAGGGGAACGAGGGCTGAAAGCAAACTGCAAAGTAGGCGGGAGGGGAACGAGGGCTGAAAGCAAAGTGCAAAGTAGGCGGGAGGGGAACGAGGGCTGAAAGCAAAGTGCAAAGTAGGCGGGAGGGGAACGAGGGCTGAAAGCAAAGTGCAAAGTAGGCGGGAGGGGAACGAGGGCTGAAAGCAAAGTGCAAAGTAGGCGGGAGGGGAACGAGGGCTGAAAGCAAAGTGCAAAGTAGGCGGGAGGGGAACGAGGGCTGAAAGCAAACTGCAAAGTAGACGGGAGGGGAACGAGGGCTGAAAGCAAACTGCAAAGTAGGCGGGAGGGGAACGAGGGCTGAAAGCAAAGTGCAAAGTAGGCGGGAGGGGAACGAGGGCTGAAAGCAAACTGCAAAGTAGGCGGGAGGGGAACGAGGGCTGAAAGCAAACTGCAAAGTAGGCGGGAGGGGAACGAGGGCTGAAAGCAAACTGCAAAGTAGGCGGGAGGGGAACGAGGGGAAAGCAAAGAGGCAGGAAGGGAAGGAAGAGTGACGAGTCATGGCAGGGGGAGGTAAGGGAGAAGGGCCGAGGCAGGGTGCGGCGGAGGGACGGGGGCCGAGGCAGGGTGCGGCGGAGGGACGGGGGCCGAGGCAGGGTGCGGCGGAGGGACGGGGGCCGAGGCAGGGTGCGGCGGAGGGACGGGGGCCGAGGCAGGGTGCGGCGGAGGGACGGGGGCCGAGGCAGGGTGCGGCGGAGGGACGGGGGCCGAGGCAGGGTGCGGCGGAGGGACGGGGGCCGAGGCAGGGTGCGGCGGAGGGACGGGGGCCGAGGCAGGGTGCGGCGGAGGGACGGGGGCCGAGGCAGGGTGCGGCGGAGGGACGGGGGCCGAGGCAGGGTGCGGCGGAGGGACGGGGGCCGAGGCGGGGTTGCGGCGGAGGGACGGGGGCCGAGGCGGGGTGCGGCGGAGGGACGGGGGCCGAGGCAGGGTGCGGCGGAGGGACGGGGGCCGAGGCAGGGTGCGGCGGAGGGACGGGGGCCGAGGCAGGGTGCGGCGGAGGGACGGGGGCCGAGGCAGGGTGCGGCGGAGGGACGGGGGCCGAGGCAGGGTGCGGCGGAGGGACGGGGGCCGAGGCAGGGTGCGGCGGAGGGACGGGGGCCGAGGCAGGGTGCGGCGGAGGGACGGGGGCCGAGGCAGGGTGCGGCGGAGGGACGGGGGCCGAGGCAGGGTGCGGCGGAGGGACGGGGCCCGAGGCAGGGTGCGGCGGAGGGACGGGGGCCGAGGCAGGGTGCGGCGGAGGGACGGGGGCCGAGGCAGGGTGCGGCGGAGGGACGGGGGCCGAGGCAGGGTGCGGCGGAGGGACGGGGGCCGAGGCAGGGTGCGGCGGATGGACGGGGGCCGAGGCAGGTTGCAGGAGAGGGGGGAGGGTACAAGTGTTATAGAGTGGAGGTCACTCAGAGAACAGGAACACACAAAGAATTTAGCACTTGAAGCAACCTCATCTGCTGCAGTCACCTTAAGACTGCATACAGTATAGTCTTGACACAGTGTCAGATTGTTGACAGTGGACTGaactctccagaatccaaactagtAGCAAATCAATAGTTGCTTGGTCTCTATCAAACAGACCAGACAATGGTTAACCATTCCCTCCGTTCTTCACCATTCCCTCCGTTCTTCCCTACACAGCTTGTTAGGGTGAAACTTCTGTAACTACTGGGACACGTGCAGTCTTTTTCTGGTTTGTGCTGAGGTATCAATACTGTCTCTCTCTACACATGGGGAAACTATCTAGTCCgccatatcaaattaaaatgctggAGGAGGATTTTCTTCAATGCTGCTGGCAACTGACAAAGCATGCATTACCCGATGTGGTCATTACGAGGTGCTGTACCTTGAATCTGAGCCAGTGCtgattccagctcccacatggagaaggtGCCGTTTTAAGACTCGTAAGTGTGAGACCTGAAGTCTAACTTGCCGCCTCCCTCCCACCCCTTGGAGTTGCAAGGTAGTGGGGAAATGCCGGATCCTGGCAGCAAACGGGACAGAAGCAGGGCGGATGTGTGGAGGGGTGGCAAAGGCACGGAGGGGTGGCAGAGGGGTGGACAGGCAGTGGAGGGACTGTTTTGGGGGGGAAGCAGAGGGCGTGTTGTGGGGGGACGCAGAGGGCGTCTTGTGGGAGGACGCAGAGGGCGTCTTGTGGGAGGACGCAGAGGGCGTGTTGTGGAGGGACGCAGAGGGCGTGGTGTGGGGGGATGCAGAGGGCGTGGTGTGGGGGGACGCAGAGGGCGTGGTGTGGGGGGACGCAGAGGGCGTGTTGTGGGGGGACACACAGGGCGTGTTGTGGGGGGACACACAGGGCGTGTTGTGGGGGTAAGCAGAGGGTGCGTTGTGGGGGGAAGGAGCAGAGGGCATGTTGGAAATGGAACAGACGGCACATTTGTGATGGAGCACAGTGCACGGAAGTGGATCAGAGGGCAGGAGTCTTGGGCATATGATGTGGAGCAGAGGGCAGGAGTCTGGGGCGCAGGAGGCTGAGCAGAGGATGTAGGCAGACTGAGAAGAAGGGTAGGAAATTAAGGGAGAGGTGTACATTGAAAAAGGTTGATACTGATGAGTTTGTGGtaagagactggaataataaaatGGTGAATGGAAACAAATAGGAGGTACACTACAAGAAGGGTAAGAGAAAGGAACAACTGTAGTGGTGCAAATAAAATAGGAAAAGTGAATGAAACTTTTGAAGTTAATTGCAGAAAGGGTGGTAGATTAAAAGAAGGGTGAAGAAAGAGTGGAGGGAGAAAGTATGAAAAAGAAACACAAGACCTTAGGACTCAGTGTTTAGCATTTTTCGTTTCCTAACAAGGCAAACCTCCATAACTCAAACATGACAAATTATGCCTATGACACCTTAGCCTTAAACTATTGTGAAGAGTATAAAGAAGTGGAATCTTCAGAACAGTTATGGGGTAATAGAAATAACTAAATAGTTCAGTGATAAGGACCTGAAATGTATCTCAGGTACTGGCATTTAAAACATGCAGTTTCCAACACACTAACGTAAATAATATACATAAATTTCAGGCAACTGGAAATTTCTTGGCGTATAtgtgaatgaaaatttttattacttGGTTTGGAGAAAATCAGTAGTGCCTTTTATCTTTACAGCCAGCTGTGAAAGATAACCCATGGCTAAACACTAAGAATTGCAGAACTGTATGCTGTGGGACAATTTATCCTTTTTTTTCTGAATGGACTATGTGACTGAATTCAGACTTATACCTAAGTAAGTTACAAAGAATCTTTGTTTAACAGTGGTTGTGCTGCATAAATACTTAATACTTATATATTCTTTAGAGGATTTAATTAAATAGATTTTTGTGGCTCATAAACTGAAGCAAATACtgagtggggcaaataaaagtggtccagaCGAGTGGATATAATTGggcgtgaatgtatgcatataaccacaccacGTGACATGCACACCAGGTGCATGCCCGCCACACAATCCACACCAGTTCAGACCTTAGTgcaggctgtgtcagtgtgagtgaagcaatgcaaaggagatgatggtGTTCACAGAGGAGCAGCAGATGGtcattgtggaaagttacgtgacaataAAGTTATGGGAATAGTGTGGTcaattgtttgctgagaagtttgtgtcaaagtgccagcaaagactcCCATGCAATCCTTAATCTAAAAATGgcatcagacaggatctgttttgaacaagttaaaaaacattctgaaacatgcctgcacaccagaaaatgttgctATAGTTCACCATAAAATGGTTCTGAGTTCTACCCAATCACTCCAATGCCTATCGAAAGAGACCAGAATATTATATCAATCGTGCGGATGAATACTCCACCTGAAACTGCACATGTACCACTGCTGAGTGTCTGTTGCTCATGcagtaaaaccagcagatgctcctcagtgactccagttttgtgagtggctgttcactaaGGTAACAATGAATGGCTTGAACATGGATCTGttatttatgtctgatgaagcctgttCCATCTGAGTGATTATGTCAACTCACAAAATCACAGGTCCTAGGAAGTGGAGAATCCACATAACTTCCAcaaaacaccattgcatgatcagaaggtcCCGCCTTCTTTCATCAGACTCTGACTTCAGCTCATTACaaagccaacattttgaaaccatttgcggCAGCATTAATGGAAGAGAAAAAGATCTACAGCTATTGTCAACAGGACGAAGCAACTGCACATGCAGCTGCCTGAACCTTGGAGAACAGTTACGCAATCTTTACACCTAACAGAGTTGTTATTGAAGGCCAGTCTGGTCATGGTCctagctggccatccaggtcacctggTCTGTTGGTGtgcaattactttgtgtggggatgcCTCATGTCCAAAATGTATTGCAgcaaccctcagtcttcaagaactgcagcagaacagttTGGATGAGACTGCAGGAATCCCAGCAATCCCAGCTTCAATCTGCCTTCAGCAACCTGCTGATCAGGCCCCAAAAGTGTCTAGAGATGAATGATGGTCATTTTCAACATTTGCTACAGTGAAGTTagcactgtatttcttttcctctgctgtgtttctttctatGCTGGAGCTCTGTTCTCCGAGGCACTTTTATTTGCCACAACCTGTAAACATACTGCAATGATGCACAGGACCACAACAGTAGAAGGAGATATAATCACTTTCCACAAAATAATACCTATTAAAAATTTCAGATAGAAAGCCATTTATGAATTGTTTCACTTCGTTTAATAATCTACCAATCTAACATTTGGAAAAGCCATCAATTTGGCAACTCcaagaaaaaatgtaaatgaaatttttaaaaattcttgtaTTCCAAAAATTGCAGTGCTTGTATCAAACTGTTTGTTTAAACATTCAGAGGCTATAATTACTTTAAATACACTTTTCTCAAATAGTCCATTACATTTTTGGTGATAGCCTCACTGACCCAAATAATATTTAACACTCTGCTACATTCTGTACTGATGTGCAACACAAAAAAGTGCAGCAAGTAAGCAATAATATAAACAATTTCTAAAGCAGGTTTGCAtatgtataattaatttttgcaaATTACTTTTTTTCTGGTGATAAAAGTAATTCAGGAGAACAAGCACACTCACTTTAACACCAGcattcaaatatttatttttctcaaatttcaGAGATTAAGTCATACGACATTTTTATTATCTCTTGGTGTGGTGAAAACTAGGTTTCGAACTTCCCCTAAATAAAAAAGTCATGAACAAACTTGTTCACTTTAAGATCATTATAAACACTCCAGCCAGGACTGCAGAATTAAAGTACTAAGATTACTATACAAATTATGTATGCCAACAGTTTCACTATGAAACAGCAATAAACAATTTAGAAATTGAGATATCATGTCATGAAAATCTCCTTCATGATATCATAACATACTAGATGCAGGTGAGAATATCACTTTTGCTAGTACTTTCAATTCAGTGCAGGATatcaaagtaacaaatgaaaacacaaatcaTGTATAGGGCCTATTTCTTTTACACCTTTCTAAAACACAATGACAGTCTACAAGCACTAACAAACACCATACATGGTAGCAAAGGAGACTTAAAATTACACAGAAGTTCCATATGAGATGAAGAGAAAGCTGGAACTAAAGAAAATAAGAATTAGACCAGAGTGATGGCACTTAGAAATGGAACAAGATGACAGCGGAAAAGGGAAATAAGTTCCCACTTGTTCCTCACAGAGAAATAGGTGAGATAATTATTTCAATAATTGGGATGTATTAGTATTTATATCTAAGACAGCTGCAGAGGTCAATGGGCTCTGAACATCAACAGCGTGCACACTTCTCTACTATAAACTGATTAGAAACATATACCATGCAAAACAATTAGTAGTAGCACTTGTGAACATTAATACAAAATTATCTGCTTTTCAGTTTGTAGGTTAACAGTCTAAACATACATTTTAAGTTCGTAGGTTAACTGGTAGACATACATAAGACTTCAGGAAAAATCAATGGGACCAATGGTAAGGGACCTGGAGGACATATACATGTTGGGAGGTCTTCAGTCCACATAAATTTATCTTTCAGATTTAAAACAACTGTCTTGCACAGAAATTaagaaattgcataacttatagcaAATTATGATCAATGTTTATGCTGTATTTAATCTGCTGGCAACTTAAAACATGCTAATAGTTGTGCATAAGAAAGTACACCGTATACTGTGCACAGAAGTCCATGATTACTCGATCAAGTAGCAAAATATTTACTGTCATTAGTTCACTATCACCAAAATGTCAAGAAAATTAAGCTGTTCTGATATAATCAGGGGGTTGGAAAGGGtgattcatttctctctctctctctctctctctctctctctctctctctctctctccctatctctatcTTCAGCATGTGTGTATATACCACCTTCACTTATCCCCTGTGCCTAAGATACATCAGTCACTGCTTCAGTTTCTGTTGCCAGCCAtttccactggcaacaacatcactTCTTCCTCTTTTTCACCATTATGAATATAATACTAGAATATCCtttaaaacagacacacacacacacacacacacacacacacacacacacacacacacacaaaggaaggaaaattagattTAACATCTTGTTGATAAAGAGGTCATTAGAGTTGGTGTTTTGTTaaggttagggaaggaagtcaactGTGCCCTTCCGAAGGAAACATTCTGATATTTGGTTagaacaatttagggaaaccagGAAAAACCTAAATCTAGTCAGTTGGATGTGGATgtgaaccaccgtcctcccaaaTTCTAGTCCAGTGTGgctatatcaatgagtcactgttagaATTGACCAACTTGTACAAATACCtatttgtaacactctgtagggatatgaaatggattgaTCACATAAACTGAGCAGCGGGGAAATCAGGTcgtagacttcagtttactggtagaatactggggaaatacaATCAATCTACAAATAAGATTGCTTACAGACCACTCGTGCAAcccattttagaatattgctgaagtgtgtgggagctgtacgaaataagactaacaggggatattgaacatatacaaagaggggcagcacaaatggtcataagTTGGTATGACCCATTGGAGAGCATTACactgatgctgaagaaactgaactggcaaactcttCAAGATAAAGATGTAAACTATCTCGAGAAAGTCTAATTACaaggtttcaagaactggctttaaatgatgactcaagGAACAGAACCCGTATGTATCGCTCACATCCTCTCAGGGGGGAACCACCTTGGTAAAGCACTGTCCATGTGGGTAGAGAGGCTTGCGTGTCCGCGTGAATCTGTGGGCTGTGCTGAAGGCAGAGGACCTACTGCCAGTAGGCCTGATGGATCAGGCTAAGAGTGTCTCACAACACCCTGTCTTCCTTATCCATTCCTAGTTCTTAACTACTTCTCTTCCCCAACCCAAGGCCGCGGGATGTGTGGCACATGGAAAGATGTGTCGCAAACAGGTTTCTTAGGTGTGGACTGTGTAGATCCCCAGACCTCATTCGACCAAGATGGACacaacagatgaaaataaattaaaataaactgaGGTGGCAAACTGAGAACTCAGATGCCCATACATTGGGGTCAGTACTGATAGAATGAACTCCCACTGCTGAATCAGGGTCTGGAGCTGAGCAAGAAGTGAGAACTATAACTGATAAGCTAGACCAGATCAAGATTAAAGCCTTGTCTGGGACCCTGAAGAGGAAATATCTCAGGGAACAGaaacaaaaggaaaggaaagaatggTTTCCAAAACATAAGTGGAGGGAGTTAAAAGGGCTTGAGCCCAAGACCCCCAAGAAAAAACTGTCTCAAGTTGAAGGGGATATGCAGacattgcttgtgtctgtgtatgtgcggatggatatgtgtatgtgtgtgtgtgtgtgtgtgtgtgtgtgtgtgtgtgtgtgtgtgtgtgcgcgcgcacgcgagtGAATACTTGCACTTTTTTCCCCttaatgtaagtctttccgctcccaagattggaatgactcctcaccctctcccttaaaactcacatcctttcgtctttccctctccttcccgctttccagaagaagcaaccgttggttgcaaaagcttgaattttgtgtgtatgtttgtgtatctatcgacctgccagtgcttttgtttggtaagtcacatcaactttgtttttaagatatatttttcccacgtggaatgtttccctctattatatatatatatatatatatatataacaaagattccaagacttaccaagcgggaaagcgccggtagacagtcacaataaaataacacacaaacacacacacacaaaattttgagctttcgcaactggggaaaaaaggataggtatatacttgcgcgcgcgcacacacacacagacacacacacacacacacacacacacacacacacacacacacacatatccatccatacatacacagacacaggcagacatgaaatatgtgtgtgtgtgtgtgtgtgtgtgtgtgtgtgtgtgtgtgtgcgcgcgcgtcttggaatctttgtttttaatatatttttcccatgtggaagtttctttctattttatatatatacagtactgttcctgatgcaatttcaaacTTATGTAAGAACTAAAATCACTCTGAATCATTTTGCTGATGAAACAGTGTGACTGAGCAGTGTAGAGTTACTTAACACATCAAGGCCCTATATGAATggacaagagtgtgtgtgtgtgtgtgtgtgtgtgtgtgtgtgtgtgtgtgtgtgtgtgtgtggtttcacaCTGCAGTAGTCTTTACTTTCAGGGCTTGAAGGACAACCAGACTGTTGCTAGATACACACTCCCTCTGTTATAATAACACCTATAAACTCATAAAAAAgcacaattattttttatttttaagttcaaTCAATCACATACCAACACTGGACAGAAATGCCATATACTAGGGTGAGCCAATAAGTATATCACAAATGCAAGAATCATTTTAAATTTTGTGCTTATATGTATCTAGAGGGTGGCAGCACAAATAGCATGGAAGATAGCCGATAGGCAGTATTCCACGGACAATGGTTAATGATCTGCAGTCCTGTCAAGATGGCAGGTGTGTAATGTGGGTGTACCCgattagaaaaataaaatttctgtgacAAGAGGGACTGTATGCAGAGCATGTCCATTGTGAAATTCATCCTGTGTATGATTAGAATTGTATTTCATGGAAATTAATATCAACTAAATACAGGAATTCAGCAAAGGACGAAAGAAGTCACAAACAATGAATGTCCTGGCCGCTCTAATTATAAAGTGATAGCACATTGTTTCCCCATCCGGGGGCATTTCACTGTCTCCAAGGCACAAATTGATCTTGTGGGTTGCAGCAATTTAAGGATCAAAATAAACTTATTACATAATAAGAGGTCACCTGTTAGATGCGAGTACTGCCACAAGAACACTGTGTTGAAGGGCTTTTATCACCTTGTCGAATTATGGGATAAGTGTTTTAAGTTTACAGAGGAATAtgttgaaaaggaaaataaatttcaagcCAATATACATGGCTCTGATGTCTCTTTCCCAGTTTGTGACTTACGTACTGACTCACCCCTGCACAATGAGAGGAAAAAGAgaaaatatatacacaaaaatgGAGTATGCTAACTTCTCATAGGGTAGAAGAGAGATTGTAACTTTTAACATCTTACATATAGACTGCACcaaaatattcatcatttttctTGTAAGATTGAGATACCTTTCAATTTACTATTGGAAAATCCaagcttgctctctctctctctctgtctctctctctctctctcacacacacacacacacacacacacacacacacacatacacacacacaaacaacttaAAAAAATAGGTGCGAGGGTGATATCTACAGAACATTGAATAAAACCATGTGTAGTCTTAGGTTTCAGATTGACCATTTAGCTTGCAAATACATATTTACAGTAATCTCTCAGAAATATCAACTTATAATTTTTTAAGTATTATGTAACAAATATTATGACAGTTCTCAAATAATGTAATTATTCTTCTAGAAATAGCATAAGTACATAACTGAATTTTTTGGTAAGAAATAAATGCTAAAAGCTCACATTTCACAAAGacaaaacaaacaaattcaattcACAAACAGTTGTGAAGCAttagaatttcagttttttttttaagtaaaaataattaCATGACACTTACAACAAATTACGCACCACTGAGAATACCAGTGTGAGGAGGATTCAATAGTTTCTTGTTTCCCACCACCAGAGATGAAATACTGATACACTTCAAGCTAAGTTTTCTACAATTTAGTTTTGTAAACATAAAAGCATTTTATATAGTCTTTATAAATAGCTTTATAAAATATATGTGTTACACAGAATTCATCTTATGGGAAACAAATGCCTGCATCGCACATGCCTTTCCAAACTTGATTTATGTTTCGATTTGTAGGGACACAGTGGACACAAAAATTGTGGTTCTTTGCCACATTCCTGTCTGATGTGCCGATTCAAATTATGTTTGTGGAGGTAATGTTTCCCACAAGTTTCACAACGAAATGGGCCCAGTCTCACTTTTGGTTCAGAGATAAATAAATTCTGCTGACTTTCCTTCATCACATCATCATATCTCGTACTGGAAGGTCCTACAATGTGAAGAAAGTTATTTCATTATTGTGATGTGCATGCAAAACATATCATGAATAATTAGCAGTATCATTGTGACAATATCAATGTGCTATTCATGCCCTAAGTGAAATATCCAACAAAGTAACAGAAGCACATGACACTAAACTATGACTACTTAGTTTTTAAGGATTTTTACATATGAGAGCAATCTGTGTGTACAAAACgtcattaaaaaaattcattactCATGAAAAAGAATATAGACTATATagactagacacacacacacacacacacacacacacacacacacacacacacacacacacacacacacgcacacgcacacgcacacaaaatGAAAACCTTAAGCGGTGACAATTATCTGTTCCACAGCAATTAATCACAATCCACAAAAaattgacaatttcatttaaatgGGTTTCTTCCTTGGACTTCGTGTGTAGAAAACTTTGGGTAGTATAAAGATAGGGTTTTCTTCCTTAAAAGTCACAAAATAGAATTTCTTGAGAAGTAAACTAAAAGACTAACACACAAATCAA is drawn from Schistocerca gregaria isolate iqSchGreg1 chromosome 3, iqSchGreg1.2, whole genome shotgun sequence and contains these coding sequences:
- the LOC126355682 gene encoding uncharacterized protein LOC126355682; protein product: MAGGGKGEGPRQGAAEGRGPRQGAAEGRGPRQGAAEGRGPRQGAAEGRGPRQGAAEGRGPRQGAAEGRGPRQGAAEGRGPRQGAAEGRGPRQGAAEGRGPRQGAAEGRGPRQGAAEGRGPRRGCGGGTGAEAGCGGGTGAEAGCGGGTGAEAGCGGGTGAEAGCGGGTGAEAGCGGGTGAEAGCGGGTGAEAGCGGGTGAEAGCGGGTGAEAGCGGGTGAEAGCGGGTGPEAGCGGGTGAEAGCGGGTGAEAGCGGGTGAEAGCGGGTGAEAGCGGWTGAEAGCRRGGRVQVL